A genomic stretch from Sinorhizobium terangae includes:
- a CDS encoding superoxide dismutase family protein produces the protein MIRTLAVVALAVGATTTVPAIASAQESSQTAVANFIGKDGKETGRAALTAAGKGVLIEMEVTGLPKDTWVAFHVHEVGSCDPAGGFESAGKHFAGEDANAEHGFLAAKGPHAGDMPNQYVGDDGTLRAQVFNSFVSLDDKGTAIRGRALMIHAHSDDNRSQPAGDAGDRLACAIIK, from the coding sequence ATGATCAGAACATTAGCCGTCGTTGCGCTGGCCGTCGGCGCGACAACCACTGTGCCTGCGATCGCATCTGCGCAAGAGTCATCGCAGACCGCCGTCGCGAATTTCATCGGCAAGGACGGCAAGGAGACGGGCCGAGCCGCGCTGACCGCGGCCGGAAAAGGGGTGCTGATCGAAATGGAGGTCACCGGCCTGCCAAAAGACACCTGGGTTGCCTTCCATGTTCACGAAGTCGGAAGCTGCGACCCAGCCGGCGGCTTCGAGTCGGCGGGCAAGCATTTTGCCGGCGAGGATGCGAACGCCGAGCATGGATTCCTGGCGGCAAAAGGCCCGCATGCAGGCGATATGCCGAACCAGTATGTCGGCGACGACGGGACTCTGCGCGCGCAGGTGTTCAACAGCTTCGTCTCTCTCGACGACAAGGGTACCGCCATTCGTGGCCGCGCCTTGATGATCCATGCGCACTCCGATGACAACCGCAGCCAACCGGCGGGCGACGCGGGTGACCGGCTGGCTTGTGCCATCATCAAGTAG
- a CDS encoding NUDIX hydrolase encodes MLTDLPAVTVEIGLNAAIVAVVNRSPHILAVSEADGDARDSLPFGPFDPARHRTFESGLRDRVEKRIALRLGYIEQLYTFGDRGRQRLPGEEGKHMVSVGYLALTRTDAENNEQLAEAGAHWRDWYGYLPWEDWRRGRPALLDQVILPALARWENSPPYDERSASAAQRRSRIRLAFGLDDFPWDEERVLERYELLYEAGLVREAVIDGHCRDLDNPAIGLAMRHDHRRIVATAVARLRGKIKYRPVVFELMPPEFTLTDLQATVEAISGRHLHKQNFRRLVEGAELVEPTGGTLASTGGRPAALFRFRRQILDERPAPGLKVGGR; translated from the coding sequence ATGCTGACTGACTTGCCTGCCGTCACAGTCGAGATCGGCCTCAATGCGGCAATCGTCGCTGTCGTCAACCGCAGCCCGCATATTCTCGCCGTCAGCGAGGCGGATGGCGACGCGCGCGACAGCCTGCCCTTCGGTCCGTTCGATCCGGCGCGTCACCGCACCTTCGAGAGCGGGCTGCGTGACCGCGTCGAAAAACGCATCGCTCTCAGGCTTGGATATATCGAACAGCTCTACACCTTCGGAGACCGTGGGCGCCAACGGCTGCCGGGCGAAGAAGGCAAGCACATGGTCTCCGTCGGTTATCTGGCGCTGACGCGCACTGACGCGGAGAACAATGAGCAGTTGGCGGAGGCCGGTGCTCACTGGCGGGACTGGTACGGCTATCTGCCGTGGGAGGACTGGCGGCGGGGGCGTCCCGCCCTCCTCGATCAGGTGATCCTGCCGGCGCTTGCGCGCTGGGAAAACAGTCCACCCTATGACGAACGATCGGCTTCAGCCGCGCAACGCCGCTCCCGCATTCGCCTCGCCTTCGGCCTTGACGATTTTCCCTGGGACGAGGAGCGCGTGCTCGAACGCTACGAGTTGCTTTACGAGGCCGGCCTTGTACGCGAGGCGGTGATCGACGGGCATTGCCGCGATCTCGACAATCCGGCTATCGGCTTGGCGATGCGCCACGACCACCGTCGCATTGTCGCCACGGCGGTCGCCAGATTGCGCGGCAAGATCAAATACCGGCCCGTCGTGTTCGAACTGATGCCACCGGAATTCACGCTCACCGATCTGCAGGCAACCGTCGAAGCGATCTCCGGCCGTCACTTGCACAAGCAGAACTTCCGACGGTTGGTCGAAGGCGCAGAACTCGTCGAGCCGACCGGTGGAACGCTTGCCTCCACAGGCGGGCGGCCGGCCGCGCTTTTCCGCTTCCGCCGGCAGATCCTGGACGAGCGGCCTGCACCCGGTCTGAAAGTCGGCGGGCGGTGA
- the nadC gene encoding carboxylating nicotinate-nucleotide diphosphorylase, producing the protein MTAALRPELPALMVEDQVRAALLEDLGRAGDITTLSTIGPDMTASADMRARDAGVVAGLDLARTAFRLVDPSIRFDALAADGDRVAPGAAIARISGRARGLLSAERVALNFLMHLSGIASYTAKFADEIAHTTAKVCCTRKTIPGLRALEKYAVRLGGGSNHRYGLDDAVLIKDNHIAVSGGVAGAIRAARAYCGHLVKVEVEVDGLAQMSEALTAAPDVILLDNMRPEMLREAVAVNSEHWKLGPADYAADPRRTRLEASGNVKIDTIRAIAETGVDYISTSKITMAAPTLDIGLDVTI; encoded by the coding sequence ATGACTGCCGCGCTACGCCCGGAACTGCCCGCACTCATGGTCGAAGACCAGGTGAGAGCCGCCCTCCTGGAGGATCTCGGCCGCGCCGGCGATATCACGACGCTATCGACGATCGGTCCGGATATGACGGCATCGGCGGACATGCGCGCTCGCGATGCGGGTGTCGTCGCCGGGCTGGACCTGGCAAGGACGGCATTTCGGCTGGTCGATCCGTCGATCCGCTTCGACGCGCTCGCTGCCGACGGCGATCGCGTCGCGCCCGGCGCCGCCATTGCGCGGATATCCGGCCGTGCAAGGGGGCTGCTGTCCGCTGAGCGCGTTGCCCTCAATTTCCTCATGCATCTCTCCGGGATCGCCAGCTACACCGCGAAGTTCGCCGATGAGATCGCGCATACGACCGCCAAGGTCTGCTGTACCCGCAAGACCATCCCCGGCCTGCGTGCGCTGGAGAAATACGCTGTCCGCCTCGGCGGCGGCTCTAATCATCGCTATGGCCTCGACGACGCTGTGCTGATCAAGGACAATCACATCGCTGTTTCCGGCGGTGTAGCCGGCGCGATTCGTGCCGCACGCGCCTATTGCGGCCATCTCGTCAAGGTGGAGGTCGAGGTCGATGGGCTTGCGCAGATGAGCGAGGCGCTGACTGCTGCGCCGGACGTGATCCTGCTTGACAACATGAGACCGGAGATGCTGCGCGAGGCCGTTGCGGTCAATTCCGAACACTGGAAGCTTGGCCCGGCCGACTATGCCGCCGACCCGCGCCGTACGCGGCTCGAGGCGTCGGGCAATGTCAAGATCGACACGATCCGGGCAATCGCCGAGACAGGCGTCGACTACATCTCGACTTCGAAGATCACCATGGCGGCGCCGACGCTCGATATTGGGCTCGACGTGACGATCTGA
- a CDS encoding YgfZ/GcvT domain-containing protein encodes MSKVCLDDRAILSVSGKDAEDLLQNLITTDLGGLGADEARPGALLTPQGKILFDFLISRDGDALRLETTSDQAEPLLKRLTMYKLRSAVELSLQSPAPVTVVFGEEPPAESYRDYRFEKAGLSVFRLYREMEGADATVADIERLRIAGGIAVSGADFALQDAFPHDVLMDLNGGLSFRKGCYVGQEVISRMQHRATARRRVVIVTGEAPLPQTGASISVNGRSIGALGTVRDRAALAIVRIDKAGEAIANGDAILAGDLPVTLTLPGWTGLSFPTEADEASA; translated from the coding sequence ATGTCAAAGGTCTGCCTCGATGACCGCGCGATCCTCAGCGTGTCCGGCAAGGACGCCGAAGATCTTCTGCAAAACCTGATCACCACCGACCTCGGCGGGCTCGGTGCCGATGAAGCGCGTCCCGGCGCCTTGCTGACGCCGCAGGGCAAGATCCTGTTCGACTTCCTGATTTCCCGCGATGGCGACGCGCTTAGGCTGGAGACGACGAGCGACCAGGCCGAGCCGCTGCTGAAGCGGCTGACCATGTATAAATTGCGTTCCGCAGTCGAGCTCTCACTGCAGTCGCCGGCGCCGGTCACGGTCGTGTTCGGCGAGGAACCACCGGCGGAGAGTTACCGCGACTATCGATTTGAAAAGGCCGGACTTTCCGTTTTCCGCCTCTATCGCGAAATGGAGGGAGCGGATGCAACGGTCGCCGATATCGAGAGGCTTAGAATCGCGGGCGGTATTGCCGTTTCGGGCGCCGATTTCGCCTTGCAAGACGCCTTTCCGCACGATGTCCTGATGGATCTCAATGGCGGACTCTCCTTCCGGAAGGGCTGCTATGTCGGCCAGGAGGTCATTTCCCGCATGCAGCACCGCGCCACAGCGCGCCGCCGTGTCGTGATCGTTACGGGTGAAGCGCCGCTTCCGCAGACGGGTGCGAGCATCTCGGTCAATGGCCGATCGATCGGCGCTCTTGGCACCGTACGCGATAGAGCCGCCCTTGCGATCGTCCGCATAGACAAGGCCGGCGAGGCGATCGCCAATGGGGACGCCATTCTCGCCGGTGACTTGCCCGTGACGTTGACCCTGCCCGGCTGGACTGGCCTTTCGTTCCCGACCGAGGCGGACGAGGCAAGCGCATGA
- a CDS encoding TIGR02301 family protein has protein sequence MTSAPPIFRLALTGALLVFAVGAAAQQEETPRPDKAAPPVIGQNTTPYDQRLIRLAEILGSVHYLRNLCLKGGEDTWRRSTQELIEKETANEPQRRDRLTAAFNRGYRTFASVYTTCTEPATLAEQRYRAEGATLASEIVARFGN, from the coding sequence ATGACCAGCGCCCCGCCCATCTTCCGACTTGCCTTGACCGGCGCCCTCCTCGTTTTCGCGGTCGGCGCCGCCGCCCAGCAAGAAGAGACACCACGACCGGACAAGGCGGCGCCTCCCGTGATTGGGCAAAACACGACACCGTATGACCAGCGACTGATTCGCCTCGCCGAAATTCTCGGATCGGTCCATTATCTGCGCAATCTCTGCCTCAAGGGCGGAGAAGACACGTGGCGACGTTCGACACAGGAACTGATCGAGAAGGAGACGGCCAACGAACCCCAACGTCGTGATCGTCTGACTGCCGCCTTCAACCGCGGGTATCGAACCTTCGCGTCCGTCTACACCACGTGCACCGAGCCCGCCACGCTCGCCGAGCAGCGGTACCGTGCCGAAGGTGCAACACTTGCATCAGAAATCGTCGCTCGCTTTGGAAATTAG
- a CDS encoding HD family hydrolase, translating to MTNARAWQRMLSGRRLDLLDPSPLDVELSDIAHGLARVARWNGQTAGDHAFSVAQHSLIVEDIFRRTNRCNADECLLALLHDAPEYVIGDMISPFKAVVGGGYKSVEKRLESAVHLRFGLPPHTPKELKERIKKADHIAAYFEATELAGFSAEEARKFFGQPRGITRETLLIDPLPAVEAQRLFAERFNTLEGERAMAKAEA from the coding sequence ATGACGAATGCGCGAGCCTGGCAGCGTATGCTTTCCGGGCGGCGGCTCGATTTGCTCGATCCGTCGCCGCTCGACGTCGAGCTTTCCGACATTGCCCACGGACTTGCCCGCGTGGCGCGCTGGAACGGCCAGACGGCGGGCGACCACGCTTTTTCCGTTGCCCAGCATAGCCTGATCGTCGAGGATATCTTCCGTCGGACCAACCGCTGCAATGCGGACGAATGCCTGTTGGCGCTCCTTCACGATGCCCCGGAATATGTCATCGGCGATATGATTTCACCGTTCAAAGCGGTCGTCGGCGGTGGTTACAAGTCCGTGGAAAAGCGGCTCGAAAGCGCCGTACACCTGCGCTTCGGCTTGCCGCCTCATACGCCCAAGGAACTGAAAGAGCGGATCAAGAAGGCCGATCACATCGCCGCCTACTTCGAGGCGACCGAGCTTGCGGGTTTCTCGGCGGAAGAGGCCCGCAAGTTCTTCGGCCAGCCGCGCGGCATTACGCGGGAGACCCTGCTGATCGATCCGCTGCCGGCGGTCGAAGCGCAGCGGCTCTTTGCCGAACGGTTCAATACGCTCGAAGGGGAGCGGGCCATGGCAAAGGCGGAAGCCTGA
- a CDS encoding SOS response-associated peptidase encodes MCGRFALTATAEELIELFGLLEAEDFPARYNIAPTQPIIVVTASDRAKPGSNLPERKAMLVRWGFTPGWAQDPRKFPLLINARSESAVGKAAFRAAMRHRRILVPASGFYEWHRPAKGSGEASQAYWVRPKRGGIVAFAGLMETWSSADGSEVDTAAVLTTGANRAVRHIHDRMPVVILPEDFARWLDCKTQEPREIADLMRPAPDDYFEAIAVSDRVNKVANTGPEIQEEVVPAKSPETVGRKRAEDRNGDDRQMSLF; translated from the coding sequence ATGTGCGGACGATTTGCGCTGACAGCGACGGCGGAAGAATTGATAGAACTGTTTGGCCTGCTGGAGGCGGAAGACTTCCCGGCGCGCTACAACATCGCGCCAACGCAGCCGATCATCGTGGTCACCGCCTCGGATCGGGCGAAGCCGGGCAGCAATCTGCCGGAGCGAAAAGCCATGCTCGTCCGCTGGGGCTTCACGCCCGGCTGGGCGCAGGATCCTCGCAAGTTCCCGCTGCTCATCAACGCCCGTTCCGAATCGGCGGTCGGAAAGGCTGCCTTCCGCGCGGCGATGCGGCATCGCCGCATTCTGGTGCCGGCTTCTGGCTTCTACGAGTGGCACCGCCCGGCAAAAGGCAGCGGAGAAGCGTCCCAGGCCTACTGGGTCCGCCCGAAGAGGGGCGGGATCGTCGCCTTTGCCGGCCTCATGGAGACCTGGTCTTCAGCAGACGGCTCGGAGGTCGATACGGCGGCTGTCCTCACCACCGGTGCCAACAGGGCGGTTCGGCATATCCATGATCGCATGCCGGTCGTGATCCTGCCGGAAGACTTCGCCCGCTGGCTGGATTGCAAAACGCAGGAACCGCGCGAAATAGCCGATCTCATGAGACCGGCTCCGGACGACTATTTCGAGGCGATCGCTGTATCGGACAGGGTCAACAAGGTCGCGAATACCGGACCCGAGATCCAGGAGGAGGTCGTCCCTGCCAAATCGCCGGAAACGGTAGGGCGGAAACGCGCTGAAGACCGGAACGGCGACGACCGGCAGATGTCCCT
- a CDS encoding NUDIX hydrolase encodes MMRKQPQLASSAILERDGRYLLVRRANPPSADMYAFPGGRAEPGEAPAETALRELAEETGISGRDPVLFETYDLPGKESEGRHFLLSVFRVQADSDAVAIANDDAAGVGWFTPEEIFELPIPESVRQCVERLSGMQSRPSVCHKSDADSDLMGS; translated from the coding sequence GTGATGCGAAAGCAGCCCCAACTCGCTTCCTCCGCCATCCTCGAACGGGATGGGCGCTATCTGCTCGTCCGGCGTGCCAACCCGCCGTCGGCCGACATGTACGCGTTCCCCGGCGGCCGGGCAGAGCCAGGCGAGGCGCCCGCAGAGACCGCGCTGCGCGAGCTTGCCGAGGAGACCGGCATCAGCGGCCGCGACCCGGTGCTCTTCGAAACCTACGATCTGCCGGGTAAGGAATCGGAGGGGCGGCATTTCCTGCTTTCGGTTTTCAGGGTCCAGGCGGATAGCGACGCCGTTGCGATCGCAAACGACGACGCCGCAGGCGTCGGCTGGTTTACGCCTGAGGAAATCTTCGAATTGCCGATACCCGAGAGCGTTCGCCAATGCGTGGAAAGGCTATCCGGAATGCAATCAAGACCTTCGGTTTGCCATAAATCCGACGCTGATTCGGACTTGATGGGATCATGA
- a CDS encoding tyrosine phosphatase family protein produces the protein MTGIVVSPLARIAEMAVRHGCREMVSLLAKGQDFHRPAVIDRAKHVTIGVNDISFAGTGDLIAPQEEHVRRIIDFARNWDRTRPLLIHCWMGVSRSPAAALIAALAVEPDQDDAALAARLRHVSPYATPNPRLVEIGDEALSRKGRLVDAVRSIGRGADADGNAPFMLPTRAESARHAD, from the coding sequence ATGACCGGCATTGTCGTCTCGCCGCTTGCGCGCATCGCAGAAATGGCCGTTCGCCACGGTTGCCGCGAGATGGTGAGCCTGCTTGCCAAAGGACAGGATTTTCACCGTCCCGCCGTCATCGATCGGGCGAAACACGTGACGATCGGTGTCAACGACATCAGCTTCGCGGGAACCGGCGACCTGATTGCGCCGCAGGAGGAACACGTCCGGCGGATTATTGATTTTGCCCGCAACTGGGACCGTACCCGGCCGCTCCTCATCCATTGCTGGATGGGCGTTTCTCGTTCGCCGGCGGCGGCGTTGATCGCGGCACTGGCGGTCGAGCCGGACCAGGACGATGCCGCCCTCGCTGCACGCCTGCGGCACGTCTCGCCATACGCCACGCCTAACCCACGGCTGGTGGAGATCGGCGACGAGGCACTATCGCGAAAGGGCAGGCTCGTTGATGCCGTGCGGTCCATCGGCCGCGGCGCCGACGCCGACGGCAATGCGCCATTCATGCTCCCCACTCGAGCGGAGAGCGCGCGGCATGCTGACTGA